A portion of the Diceros bicornis minor isolate mBicDic1 chromosome 20, mDicBic1.mat.cur, whole genome shotgun sequence genome contains these proteins:
- the SNX18 gene encoding sorting nexin-18, with the protein MALRARALYDFRSENPGEISLREHEVLSLCSEQDIEGWLEGVNSRGDRGLFPASYVQVIRAPEPSPAGDGGPGAPARYANVPPGGFEPLPAVPPASFKPPSDAFQPLLQPQQAPPPSTFQPPGAGFSYGGGALQPSPQQLYGGGYQASQGSDDDWDDEWDDSSTVADEPGALGSGAYPDLDGSSSGGGVAGRYRLSTRSDLSLGSRGGSAAPQHHPSGAKSSATVSRNLNRFSTFVKSGGEAFVLGEASGFVKDGDKLCVVLGPYGPEWQENPYPFQCTIDDPTKQTKFKGMKSYISYKLVPTHTQVPVHRRYKHFDWLYARLAEKFPVISVPHLPEKQATGRFEEDFISKRRKGLIWWMNHMASHPVLAQCDVFQHFLTCPSSTDEKAWKQGKRKAEKDEMVGANFFLTLSTPPAAALDLQEVESKIDGFKCFTKKMDDSALQLNHTANEFARKQVTGFKKEYQKVGQSFRGLSQAFELDQQAFSAGLNQAIAFTGDAYDAIGELFADQPRQDLDPVMDLLALYQGHLANFPDIIHVQKGALTKVKESRRHVEEGKMEVQKADGIQDRCNTISFATLAEIHHFHQIRVRDFKSQMQHFLQQQIIFFQKVTQKLEEALHKYDSV; encoded by the exons ATGGCGCTGCGCGCCCGGGCGCTGTACGACTTCAGGTCGGAGAACCCGGGCGAGATCTCGCTGCGGGAGCACGAGGTGCTGAGCTTGTGCAGCGAGCAGGACATCGAGGGCTGGCTCGAGGGGGTCAACAGCCGCGGCGACCGCGGTCTCTTCCCGGCCTCGTACGTGCAAGTGATCCGCGCCCCCGAGCCCAGCCCGGCGGGCGACGGCGGCCCGGGCGCCCCGGCCCGGTACGCCAACGTGCCGCCCGGCGGCTTCGAGCCCTTGCCCGCCGTGCCGCCCGCCTCCTTCAAGCCGCCGTCCGACGCCTTCCAGCCGCTGCTGCAGCCGCAGCAGGCGCCGCCGCCGAGCACCTTCCAGCCGCCGGGCGCGGGCTTCTCGTACGGCGGGGGCGCCCTGCAGCCGTCGCCGCAGCAGCTCTACGGCGGCGGCTACCAGGCCAGCCAGGGCAGCGACGATGACTGGGACGACGAGTGGGACGACAGCTCGACGGTGGCCGACGAGCCGGGCGCGCTGGGGAGCGGCGCGTACCCGGACCTCGATGGCTCGTCGTCGGGGGGCGGCGTGGCCGGCCGCTACCGCCTGTCCACGCGCTCCGACCTGTCGCTGGGCTCCCGTGGAGGCTCGGCGGCCCCGCAGCACCACCCGTCGGGGGCCAAGAGCTCGGCCACCGTGAGCCGCAACCTCAACCGCTTCTCCACCTTCGTCAAGTCGGGCGGGGAGGCATTTGTGCTCGGCGAGGCGTCGGGCTTCGTGAAGGACGGGGACAAGCTGTGCGTGGTGCTGGGGCCCTACGGCCCTGAGTGGCAGGAGAACCCCTACCCCTTCCAGTGCACCATCGACGACCCCACCAAGCAGACCAAGTTCAAGGGCATGAAGAGCTACATCTCCTACAAGCTGGTGCCCACGCACACGCAGGTGCCGGTGCACCGGCGCTACAAGCACTTCGACTGGCTGTACGCGCGCCTGGCCGAGAAGTTCCCCGTCATCTCCGTGCCCCACCTGCCTGAGAAGCAGGCCACCGGCCGCTTCGAGGAGGACTTCATCTCCAAGCGCAGGAAGGGCCTGATCTGGTGGATGAACCACATGGCCAGCCACCCGGTGCTGGCGCAGTGCGACGTCTTCCAGCACTTCCTGACGTGCCCCAGCAGCACCGACGAGAAGGCCTGGAAACAGGGCAAGAGGAAAGCCGAGAAGGACGAGATGGTGGGCGCCAACTTCTTCCTGACCCTGAGCACGCCCCCCGCCGCCGCCCTCGACCTGCAGGAGGTGGAGAGCAAGATCGACGGCTTCAAGTGCTTCACCAAGAAGATGGACGACAGCGCGCTGCAGCTCAACCACACCGCCAACGAGTTCGCGCGCAAGCAGGTGACCGGCTTCAAGAAGGAGTATCAGAAGGTGGGCCAGTCCTTCCGCGGCCTGAGCCAGGCGTTTGAGCTGGACCAGCAGGCCTTCTCGGCCGGCCTGAACCAGGCCATCGCCTTCACCGGAGATGCCTACGACGCCATCGGCGAGCTCTTCGCCGATCAGCCCAGGCAGGACCTGGACCCTGTCATGGACCTGTTAGCGCTGTATCAGGGGCACCTGGCCAACTTCCCAGACATCATCCATGTTCAGAAAG gAGCTCTTACCAAAGTAAAGGAGAGTAGGCGACACGTGGAAGAAGGGAAGATGGAGGTCCAAAAGGCTGATGGCATCCAAGATCGCTGTAACACTATTTCTTTTGCCACTTTGGCTGAAATTCACCACTTCCATCAAATTCGAGTAAGAGACTTTAAATCACAGATGCAGCATTTCTTACaacaacaaataatatttttccaaaaagtgACACAGAAGTTGGAAGAAGCTCTTCACAAATATGATAGTGTTTAA